TTGGCGCCGTACCAACAAGATCGTTACCACATCAGCTCATTTCGAGCTAACAACTATCAAGCTTGTGGTCTGGAAGAATTATTTAACCAGCTTCACTCTCAATTGCTTAATGTCGTTGAGCGGGCATTTTGTGTGTTAAAGAATCGATTCTCTATTCTTAAAGGACCTATGCCCCACTACAGTTAGAGCGGCAGCGGGATCTTGTCATCGCATGTTATGTCATCCATAActtcatatgaaaatttttcattgatGACCATTTTTTGACTGTGGGGAAGGTAGAGAGTTTGACAGTTATGACAATGAAGCAAACGATGAGTTCCATCGTTTGCCTCAACAATCAGAAGAAGATATTGACACGCAAGCAGCCTTCTGCGATGCAATGGCAACTGATTTATGGGATGGATGGAGGACCGTTAACATCAATGTTAGTTGAATGATTGTATCTGCGATGTCTTAAATCTGATCGGAATGGAACTAATTTCattctgaaaataataataatattatatttacaatagAAGTAAGCATTTACAACAATTGCAAGTGTTTATTAAATCTTGAGCAAATTAATAGTAATAGTATATTTGCAATAGATAGGGATAAGTTCAATCATGACCAAACACGTTAAATTCAATCGCAAGACATCGTGTTTCATTAACTTTATAATTGGTGACCTTCAAAATTAACTTCCGTAATTCACTTGAAGTTGAAAATCCTCTTTGGCcaacaaataatttcaatcGAGTCCAacatattgttatttaaatttatttaaactaatattacatttaaaagatcgtttgtatttatttcaattgttgCTCCAAACGAATTCGAATGAGTTTTGTGTGGATCGAACATGAGGTGACTTTCAGTGATCATTTTTTTGAAAGTATAATCTATAATCTTTATTAGGATACACTAATGTATAGTGTATATGcaaatttatgagaaattgtgtatattttatgtatatttgtatataatacaaaaaattgctCAAACTacattactatatataatgattcataaaaaattttaaataagtggATATTTTATTAGGATACACTTATgtacagtatatatataaatttatgagaaattatgtacattttatacttatttatatataatttaaagtttcTCAAactacatgaatatatataatgattcatacataattttaaataagtgcATATTTTTTGCATGGTAAATGAACATGTtccgaaaataaaaaagaataacacaAACATCATTTTTAGACGTaagcaaataaaattaaacataactATTAATAGCAAACCGATCACGATTACATCAAACTTCACCCTTATACCATCAAAGCTAGAAACAACACCattcatacaaaaaaaagaaagaagcaaaCATAACCACAAGCATCATCAGCCTTCAGTCGGTGGCTCATCCGGCGGCGAGGATTTTCACTAGCTTCCGCCGTTGTGTTTGGGAGGATTCGGGAGAGCAGAGTCCGCGTCAAAATTGTACAGATCTTTGAAAAGCACACCAAATGACGTAGAGTCGTCCGAACTATCCGAAACATGCATGCAcacagaataaaaaataacagttACAGGCTCATTGCACGGGGGGATCAACCCAACCTGGATTCGCACCAAATGGATCATCAACATCTTCTTCGTCATCACTGATCCAGATTGTGTCGTTTTCATCATCGTCGAACAGCTCATAGAGCTCATCCCAGTTAGGCTCGTACGCATTGATGTAGCACCTGGCTAGCTTTTTCTCCTGTTCATTTTTAGCATTGCAAGGTTAGggttatcaatttttaaaataaaaataaaatttggcaataagaataataaacaCAAACCActtaaaatacttaaacaCATACCTTGAAAATTTTGTCGCGCACGCCATCTTCCGCTGTCAACTAATGCTCATCGTGATTCCAAACGATGCCGGGGTGATTTTCCACCCATTGGAATGTGTAGAAGCGCTCACGAAGTTTGTCCAACAAGCTATAACCCCAGCTATATGTTATTCGAGACCCGAAAGCCTTGTTCACGTCATAAATGGCGGAATGTACAGCGTGCATGTTGTTTGCGGCTGCCCGAAAAATCTCGAGTCTCTTTAGGTCCATGAGAGATTGAACAAACATGTCTTCCATTTCCCGTGTCCATTTTCCGTTGTAGAAAACTTGTGATTGGAAGTAATAGCCATTCAGCCACATGATTAAATAGGTGAAATTGAAGAAGTTTGCAAAGGAttgtaaataaacaaaaaacaagaaggTCGTGCTAGCATATGGATGTTTGCATGGAGATGGTAATGCAATGGTTGCATGGAAAATAGACAAAATGACAGGAACTTGCTAgtaaaaacacaataaaatacattatgACCAACTATAATGAATTCTTGGCATATTTGAAGCGGTTGCAGCTGGCTTGAAGAGGGAACAATTGTTTCCACTACCAACAAAACTCATGATTTGATGGAGCACAACCACAATTACATGACTAATAACTCCCAACTACCATTTTcacatcaaataaatatatatcatcatgttTGACAAAAATTTGATGTGAAGAAAGATCACATCAATTTATTGTACTTACATTTTTCCAGGAGTTCAAGACTAAGGGAAGTTTACCGCGGGAGTTGACCGGGTGCTAGCTGAGTCAGATGATGTGTTCCATTAGAGCTTGATGCCGCTTGTTATTGAATCTTCTTAAAGCTCATATGTACAATAGAAAGGGCTTGCTTTACAACTactattattcaattatttatattatcaacataaaataattatgtttatctTTCAACACATACGAAATTATGAATTGAGATGTAACACAAGTTTtgtattgtataatttatttttatgtgtacaattaaaaatatacaacgaaaaaaattattctatatAGTGATTTTACTGGATTGACTATCGTAATTCTTACAAGAATTTTCTgtttatgttcatttttatattcttgcttttctttctcctGAATTATTTAGTTGCAAATAAAGATTGGGGGAAAATggaaatttatcaaattaatttgtgaaCGATAGTTATTCGAAGAAACATGACATACtctccaaatttaaaaataaaattactgaattataattatagatagaCAAAACTTCTTACTAAGATTTATcgaatttacattaaaaatagcAGAATCAAaactaaaccaaaaaaataacttaaaattttttattataatgtgAAATAAGGTAGAAGTGCATTTTGATCTTGGTATGTACCATTGTTTGTCTTTTATCCTAGAATGACTTGTGACAAAGTTATACTGCAACTTTTATATCCGATTGAAGCTTTTATACCTAGGAGATATTCAAAGTAGTGGCATGTGTGTAAAGTTAATGAGGAAGATATGCAAAACTGACAAAACGTATCGGCACTCcccaattttataaatgtcGAATCATATGAAATTGGAAGATCATAGCATGAGGGTTGACAATGACATgaagttaaattatattttgtgaaattatgagGTGAATCTTAGCCCATCATGTGAAGAAAACTGTTGTACCttaaatgaagcaaaaaaataaaaaaaaattatgctgaaaaacgaaaagaaaatggcaagaggcattttgattattttatatttctcatATTCAATGATTTTGGTCAAccttcataattaatttcagtCAAATCAAAAAgacatatacctatattcttaattctcacacctatatacctatatttggaaATAACTAATCTAAACATATTCAGCTCTTTTGGTTGTGTTTGCactgaaattatttttatttttcactatttgggtagttgggattttgtttggtcaagccattttcattgaaaatgtatttttattttaatctttaattttttgaaattataggtcCACATGGGTCGGTCatccaatttaattatcaaaggTGTCATATTTGTCTTATCTTGTCAGCcatgtcttttcttgtttcaaatcaattaaaattattttctctccCAAAATGCCTTTTTATGGAAGACTCAACCAAAACCAGCTCTCCTTCTCCTTCCTCTTCCCCGGTCACTTCTGCACGCCCACCGTTCGATCCATTTTTCATCGGCGTCGAGTCCTGTGGCTCGAACAacgatgtaattttccaaaagaGAAAGCGCGACACTCCAAATAAGGTGAGCTCTGTACCcaaaagatttttttcttaagcAGAATTGGTGGTGAGTGTTTAGGTGGACGAAATGGAGGATAGGGAAGGACGGGTAGGCAAGGGGGAGAAGACGACGGCGTGTTTCTCCTTGCATCTTCGCCGTAAATCACATGTTTCTTGAATGATACTAGTTAAATGTAGCATggtgattttgtatttttttttgctatttgtGAATGTATCCTATGCAAGAATCTCCCGAGTTCTATGCTACTGGTTTCAACCTTTTTACAGAAAATAGTTGTCGTAGTTAGTGGTGGTCTGTAGTCAGTTTGATGAAGAAAGGGGGGGTTCACTTGCTCTCTGAAAAAGTAGAGTAGAATGTGAACTCTATTCTGTAGTCAGTTTGGGAAATGGGTTGTAGTAGTAGTGCTGTTATCTTTCTCTAGTTTGGGAAAAGGGTTGTAGTAGTAGTACTGTTATCTTTCTCTAGCCATCactaattaattctattatattcAAACCTTGTTAGTATTATTATAGATTACACTAAAAactcacaaaaaattaataaagaaacgTGACAACTTTCTTCtgttttatattgtatttttccaCTTCTCTATAATAAATGAATCACaatttgttaaagaaaaaactataGAACATTGATGAAATATCTACATTATCCAAACTATATGTACACTTTTTTTCATTAAGCATTCCGGTTAATTACGTCATCCTCCCCGAAAAATTTTCCCTCAAAATCTCCAATATACAGATAACTTAGATTTGTttggattattatttttataatacattGATTGATTTTGTATCCTTTTAATATAGAGtgatattaaaagaaaattcaggTATTATGTATgtttacatgtatatatagacacattcatacatacataaaattaacttttgaTGTGTTCAGTGGTACCATAGACAGAAATCAGGACATTGATTGGAAAACTATGATACAGATGTTTTCCATCTTGAAAATCTTGTAAACAAATGCTACCTACATTTCTTGTGAAGAAATTAGCtcttacaattatatatagtctaGATTTGTTGTTGCTTGTTTTCGATTATTTGCTGGTTACTTTATTAATACTTTAATGTTGAGTAACATACATTGTGACTTTAACATGGTAGATGAGTCGAAAGGGGAAAGAGCCATGTGCTACGTCTTCGGAGCCAAGGTCACGAATTGACGATGCTTGGTGGGATCTGCCATAGGTGTCTTTGTTCATTGAAGTGATGTATGAGCATTACAAGAAAGGATACCTTATCTCATCTACATTTAGTGAGCAAATTTGGAGTGAAATCGGGGTTGAGTTGTAAGAGCGTAATAGAATAGAATACACCGTTGCGCAACTTAAATGTAAGGCTAACAAGCTTCGGATGCTTTGGCGTAAGTTTTATGATTTGGTATACAAACGGACTGGTTTTGGTTGGGATCTAACTACGTGCAATGTGACTGCCAATGAGGATCGTTGGGCTGAATGGGTTGCGATAATTGTTacatttctcattttattttcaaacatatattcatcatttcttgTCATACGTTAATCAAGTATCAATGATTGTGCAGGCTAATCCGAGAGAGTCTAGCTTGAGAAAGAAGGGTCTTCCTCATTTTGATTTATGTACTGAGATGTTCTCCGCTTCCGTAGTCACTGGCAATATTGCTCGTTACTTTGCCAGGCCTCATGTCGACAACAATGACGATGATGGTGTTGATGTAAGCTATCCTACAATGGATACTGATAATCCACTCCCATCCCGGGCTGGAAAAATTCCAAGAGCAACAAGAGGAGTGCAACAAAAAGGGATGCAAAGTGATCGATCAAATTGAATTGATGCTTGCACTGATGCCATAACGTCTTGCAGTTAAGCCAAAACTCGAAAACTGGCAAAAATTTCAACGACGATATTGAAGATTGCATGCTTGCGCTTTCTAAAATGGAGGAACTACCATGGGATTTGTTCTTTGCAACACAAGATTAGTTTGTGTTGAAGGTGAGACGTCAAATGTTTCTTCTGATGAGTGATGTGGACAAACGTGCTTGGATTGAGAGATTGGGCAAGTAAAAAAACTTCTTTATGGGATGCATGAATttgaaacatatttttttataaacttgtAACGTTAAGATTTGGTACTGTATGATGGtagttcttttgttttatttatttaaataatagatTATAATGTTGCTAATGATTTGTttgaggttttattttttaaatatggtattttaataatgacaattttcgttaaaattatttttataagcataaataatattaatttatcattttattaaactcattttcttacaatttagCGAAAATGAACAGTTtcgtaaaaattatttttataaacaaaaataattttaatttatcattttattgaacttattttaataGCCAAACTACCACTAACTACACTTAAATTGCTTGGTAAAATACAGTCAAACCTCAAGCATGAACTTGGTCAGGCTAAAGATATGAAAAATCCAATTCGTCAAGCAAAGTAATgtaattgttataataatataactattatctataaaatatttatagcaCTTTGTCACCAACCCTCTTTCTTGTCAAATAATGGTGGTTGATGCACAAACCCCCAAGTGGTAGAGTAGTAGATGACTTTCAGTTAATGCATATTTGCATTATAAAGGTATTTCACCAATACCTTTGAGCAGAAATAGAGGGATGGATGAATCAAGCAGTAACACTACCTCGTCTCCTCCTTCGGGGACCAATTCTCCTCATGATACCGAATTATCATGGGCCACTCGTTCTAGCGATACAGATGAAGAGACAGATTCTTCGGATATGTCTTACGATGAAGAAAAACACTTCATGTTGCTTTATGAATTGTTATGCCCTTCATATTTTCGGACAAAACAACCACAACATATTTCTTCTCTACAAGGCTCTGATTGGATGAGCGAGCTTATGTTAGGACACCCAGATCGAATCTTCAATATGTTACGGATGAAGAgagaaatattccaaaatttatgCTTGTTCCTACAAGAGAGAGGTAATCTATTAAAGTCGCAACGGTCACGTGTCTCTGTTATGGAATCAATGACCGTTTTCTTACAAATTGTTGGTTTAAGCGAGCGTCAAAGAACGAGCTCCGAGCGATTCCAGCACTCTTTGGAGACCATCTCAAGACACATGAAACGTGTTTCTCGAGCTCTAAATCTTCTGGAATCGGAACTAATTTGTCCTGcaaatttcaatcatattcATCCTAAAATCCAGTACAATCAACATTTCCTTCCCTATTTTAAGGTTATGTATAATGCATTCATTTAATCCACATTATGctaattttctttctcataacatttcaaatttattcctTATTAGGATTGCATTGGCAATTGATGGCACACTTATACCAGGAAGTATTCCGATGTCCATGCAAAACGCATACAGTTCATGACATGGTGAAATCTCACAGAATGTTTGGCTGTTTGCGATTTTGACGTAATGTTTACGTATGTCATGGCTGGATGGGAGGGTAGCGCAAATGATGCCCATGTGTTCATGGATTGCCTCAACAATGATCGGAATTTTCGTTGGCCATCAAATggtattaaaattacattcataaaaaatttaaaccatTATGTTAGAGTCATCATTTCTGCTTACGTCTCTTGTGATTTCAGGTAAATACTACTTTGTGGATTACGCTTATCCCAATTTTTCTGGATTTTTGGTGCCGTACTGTCAGGATCGTTATTATATCAACTCGTTTAGAGGTAACAACCGTCAAGCTCGTGAACCGAAAGAATTATTTAACCAGCATCGCTCTCAATTGCGTAATGTCATTAAACGGGCATTTGGTGTGTTAAAGAACATATTCCCTATTCTTAAAGGACCTATGCCCCACTACAGCTTAGAGCGTTAGCGGGATCTTGTCATCGCATGTTGTGTCATCTATAACTTTATACGAAAATTTTCCATCGATGATCATTTCTTTGAACTTGGAGAACGGGGAGAGTTTGAAAGTTCTGACAATGAAGCAAACAATGAGTTTCGTCGTTTGCCTCAACAATCGCAAGAAGATATTGACACGCAAGCAGCCTTCCGCGATGCAATGGCCGGCCATTTGTGGGATGGCCGAGGGATCGTTAACGTCAATGTTAGTTGAATGATTGTATTTGCGATCTCTTAAAGTTATTGGAATGGAACTAAtttcattatgaaaatattaataatattacatcgCATTTGGATTTAcagttcaaataatttattatacaaCTATAAATTATCGTTAAATTCCAAAACCAACTTCATGTCAAGTGATTTTGGTAGAATATAATGGTTATAATTAgtactcaaataaaaaataattacaacaagaATAAAAGCCATAAGGTATAGCTTTTATCTATATAAACGTGACTTTTGTttcacaaaattgattttgcaaaaataggtaaaatgacaaaatatgtTTTGcactacaaatatatacaaattaattcgGCATGTCGCAGGGGCAAACGACCACATAGGACTatgaaaaaactaaatgaCAATAACACTTCAAGATTATCATGGAAATTCACGTAGGTCTATAgtaatcataatatttaaagaaacTTCACAACATTTTCCATATCCTATAATTCATATCACTGCCCGCCCCATTTTGACGCTACCCCGTAGGAGATCCGGAACAGAATTTTAACCCAAAACTTTCCTGaaagaatttataagaatcaattcctaataatttttattaggatgCAGTAATGTAcagtacatatataaatttatgagaaattgtgtatattttatgttcaattatatataatacaaaaaattgcagaaacaacattaatatataactttatgatttattatttttaatatttttaatttcttcaactaaattaaaatataattttaaaaataaaaatgttttttttttcaattcttaaCTACGCACGCTCATTTGAGTCTGACATTGCACAAGTATGTAATAACTATTGCTCATGTTCAAAACTTGAAATTCAAGACATATAATGAtggtaaaattcatttttatccttGACTTTTCAGAGGGAAAATGACAGATTTAGTCCTGAAGGATAAGGTAGTTCTGACTTTCGGTCCCTTGCTTTTTGGGGCcaacagttttagtccattaattttatgaaattaacacAGTTAGTCCCATTTCATCTCGAAATTGTAAAAGAACACCCAGCTTGCAAGAacggtatcagagcctaggtttattaaagaaatatatgattatattacattttgatattatccactaatggaggagacttttCGAGATAATatggaaccgaacgaaagttcgagttactgtgaaaacagggaatatttccagactctggaaatacaaagaagagaatttctcatggaaattcttgaaaaatgtgACAATGGTCTCAAGAGGATTGACCCGAAGCTTCTCACGCCagaggaaaaacaagaatagctgagaaattttgaagttcgacaagtactaccaggaaatgcagtgagaCGTCTACAttccactgaagtccatggtagaatcccagccaggagaaacggaacgggtaaattcctacataatttcagttcaaaaaattatgactgattggaaagaactcgagttagatacatcaaagatccccaagatctgagggagatacaaaagacggttcaagactatggacataggttaatacatatacctatgaaaatagaatctttgagccaaaaggtggacaaggtccttaagatccttcccgatctacacaagggtCTCACAGATCTGAAGGCAGAAATCACAGATCTGAAGAAAAACCAACGAAAGAGCCCTGAGACCTCTAGATCCAGACAGGAGAGAATCAGGGATGCCCTcggaacagtacctcttctacaccagaaggggaaggccatggagattccaaagccaaagtcaagagaagatctgattattgcATCTatcaaatctataaaataatggagataACAAGAGCAGATCtttcagatctacaagaactagcggaatccttttcccaactcgggatcgtggatttagtcaatatccaaaaaaatgagatcactccagcactaccaccgccggaaggaagtacatgttctaatgatcctccacaggatcaaccgatgaggGAGAGTGcagatttccacactaatgccacacCAAAATTTGTGGGAACCAgattaaaggaaaatccaggaagaaatccaaaaagaatgccggagaatacaccttgggcaaggaccatgctccagcccttacatccatatggcgctatactaaacctggatattatcgatttctGAAATActgagaaattgatagacgaatgggttgcaacaatcaagatagcagcaactaccctggagctcgacaaagaaaatttcataaagcttgtggagtttagcttggagggatctataaaaatcggatgggataataccccagaagataccaaagccagcatccttGCCGGAGATTCGAAAGGCGCGATAGCTgaccggctaggaaggctcatcaagatacacttcatcggagacGGATATTTCGAAGGAAGTAGGGCAGAAAAAGCTAGGgaatatgcacaagctctTTTCAGCCTCgaattaagaagtatttgcgcagtagatgaatatatctattggttccgcaagtatttcttccaaagtggagtagcaacagaagtagcagctccaatgttctttgcaaaaatatgcagtctatggagggaaatgttgatccaatcatacaaagtacctgaaagACAGCTGGATTCAGTGgcgcgaagaatgtctttccttaaagacaagttgaaggattggtgttatcaagcatcaaGTGAgccaaagaaaaggaagaagcgGAATAGTGACTCTTACACtaggagttccagaagaaccttttctcgatggagatcatggtggtccaagtccaaagccagaacataCAAAGTCGGACAaagaacaggaccaacaagggcttcatcccaaggatctagacgaacagatgcaagatccaccggaagaacccctacaagaagaactttcagacgggcccatacccgagccaatgaaagttttaaagattgcaattgctggacttgcggagcaaaaggacatatatctcccgattgtccgcagaaacgtggtgaattaAGAAgatttgaagccacggatgacATCCTAGATGCCGTTTACTATGGTGACttggtacccatctaccaattcgaagaacttccttcagacgaaagcgtctatgaggaggaaatagagactgattcggatggatcttcaaccgagtcagaatagagactgattcggatggatcttcaaccgagtcagaataactacaatgaaggagataggcttcaaaccttcgaaagcctatcaggattcttttttccagaatgacggtgtcaaacaaaaccatggaaagaatcatgcggcaagattccaacctcagcccatatgatggatttaggattggaggaattgggaaagtcctgaaccagataggactaaatcaaaggaagcatcacatattctacaaagtaagttcaggtgagtttgccatacctatggaacttactggtaatgtgatggaaatgcagttaattcctaaagaagaaattcttgaagaattgagtaagcttagagaagaagtagccattactatgaaatggatccacataggaactattgaagtagtaataaaaacaacttttaaggaagggattgattcagaaatacatttatcaataatggatagaagaatcaataacttaagagatggttgtcttggaacaatgataggtaacttgtatgcaggaaaactgatgtttgacattcatcctaggattgcatacaacctagcagaccaagatttcagtagagtcttaacccttcatcaagattttaaaagaaaagatctaatgagagaaggaaatagaccgtattctataacttatagaattgcatatgccctttccaatacgcGTCATTCAAGGAGTTCGCCAAGGTCATGACACCAGGTCCTATTAGGATATCTAGAATAGGCggtgttgatatcatcataaaagatcacccagttttagataaaacacttagctctagaacTGATTTCAGTAGTCGAATGTCCTTTtcggaagataggattacaggctataaaggaaaggagaaagaattattaaaagctttaactcctcaagagattagggtagataacgtaaaacttatATGCCctgaaaaatggaaagaaatacaagttatatttgacatcactaagacaGAAAatttttcccttgtgatgacttatat
This Sesamum indicum cultivar Zhongzhi No. 13 linkage group LG5, S_indicum_v1.0, whole genome shotgun sequence DNA region includes the following protein-coding sequences:
- the LOC110011967 gene encoding uncharacterized protein LOC110011967; this encodes MFTYVMAGWEGSANDAHVFMDCLNNDRNFRWPSNGKYYFVDYAYPNFSGFLVPYCQDRYYINSFRGNNRQAREPKELFNQHRSQLRNVIKRAFGVLKNIFPILKGPMPHYSLER